In the Desulfofalx alkaliphila DSM 12257 genome, CCAGGGGGACTGCAGTAACACCCACGCCCTTATGGAAACGCTCTTGCTGGCCGGGGTACGGGTGATTCCTTTTGCCTTTCCCTTTGACAGGGACTATGATTTATTAAAATTACAGATAGAAAAACTGATGGAGGCCCTGGGGGTAAGCTGGCAGCAAGTAAAGGATGCTCAAAAGAGGCTGAATAAGGTGCGGCAGAGGGTATGGGAACTAGACCGGCTGACTTGGCAGCAGAATAAAATCAGCGGCTGGGATAACCATCTTTATCAGGTGAGCTGCAGTGACTTTAATGGGGATCCGGAGCTTTTTGGGCAGCAGTTGGATGAGTATTTGGCTAAGGTGCCGGATATGCCCGAAATTGAAACCCAAATAAGGATAGGCTACATGGGGGTGCCTCCAATTATGGATGACCTTTACCATTACTTAGAGGAGCGGGGTGCCCGGGTTGTTTATAATGAAACCCAGCGCCAGTTTACCATGCCCTTTAACACTGATGACTTGGTGGAGCAGTATCGCCTATATTCATACCCTTACGGTATATTTTACCGCTTAGAGGATGTGCAGCAGCAAATTAAACTGCGCCGGCTGGATGGCATAATTCATTACGCCCAGAGCTTTTGCTACCGGCAAATTGAGGATATGATAGTGCGCCAGCGCTTGGATGTGCCAATACTTACACTGGAAGGGGACAAACCCAACAAGTTAGATGCCCGTACCCGGATGAGATTAGATGCTTTTATAGAAATGTTGAGGTGACACCATGTTTGCAGGCATAGACCTGGGCAGCAGAAATGTGAAGGTTGCGCTGATGGATGAAAAGGAAAGGTTAAGTTTACATAAATTTGATACCGTGGCCTTTTACCGCCAACACGGCCGCCTGGAAGATGGGCAGTTGGTGGTGGATCTTGCAGGATTAGGCTTGGGCGCCA is a window encoding:
- a CDS encoding 2-hydroxyacyl-CoA dehydratase family protein — its product is MEKIGLTTTIPVEVIYAAGMVPVDLNNVFINHHNPQGLVEEAELAGYPRNICSWIKGMYSTVMQNDDIGTVIAVTQGDCSNTHALMETLLLAGVRVIPFAFPFDRDYDLLKLQIEKLMEALGVSWQQVKDAQKRLNKVRQRVWELDRLTWQQNKISGWDNHLYQVSCSDFNGDPELFGQQLDEYLAKVPDMPEIETQIRIGYMGVPPIMDDLYHYLEERGARVVYNETQRQFTMPFNTDDLVEQYRLYSYPYGIFYRLEDVQQQIKLRRLDGIIHYAQSFCYRQIEDMIVRQRLDVPILTLEGDKPNKLDARTRMRLDAFIEMLR